A genomic region of Ketobacter sp. MCCC 1A13808 contains the following coding sequences:
- a CDS encoding type I restriction endonuclease has protein sequence MDFIERLQSLSKKIPQIKESLATEEATKNALVMPFLHSVLGYDVFNPTEVIPEFTADTATKKGEKVDYALLKDNEVQILIECKKYGETLSLKHAGQLFRYFSVTNARIAILTNGSVYQFYTDLDAPNKMDEKPFLVFDLEDLDDHAVPEIKKLTKTSFDVESIVDAAGELKYLSQIKKLIGQQFKEPEEDFVKFFASRVYCGVLTPKVKAQFLEITTKALKQFLTDSINDRLKSAMGSDVASPALEVINNKSDPDQNTETKVVTTEEEIEGFNVVKAILRKSVNVKRIVDRDTQSYFGVLLDDNNRKPLCRLHFNGKQKYLGVFDENKKETRIPIESVDDIYEHAEVLINTVSYYDTIGGSGDEVA, from the coding sequence ATGGACTTCATCGAGCGCTTACAGAGCTTATCCAAAAAAATACCACAAATAAAAGAAAGCTTGGCTACAGAAGAGGCAACCAAAAATGCGCTGGTTATGCCTTTCTTGCATTCCGTACTTGGTTATGACGTTTTCAACCCAACCGAAGTTATCCCGGAATTTACCGCCGATACCGCGACTAAAAAGGGCGAGAAGGTAGATTACGCGTTGCTGAAGGACAACGAGGTTCAGATTCTTATCGAGTGCAAGAAATATGGGGAAACTCTATCGTTGAAGCACGCGGGTCAGCTTTTCCGTTATTTTTCGGTCACCAATGCACGCATTGCCATTTTGACCAATGGCTCGGTCTATCAATTCTATACCGACCTGGATGCACCCAATAAGATGGATGAGAAACCCTTCTTGGTTTTTGACCTGGAAGACCTCGATGATCATGCCGTACCAGAAATCAAAAAGTTGACGAAAACGTCTTTTGATGTTGAATCGATAGTGGATGCCGCTGGAGAACTCAAGTACCTAAGCCAGATCAAGAAGCTTATTGGTCAGCAGTTCAAGGAACCGGAAGAGGATTTCGTCAAGTTTTTTGCATCCCGCGTTTACTGTGGGGTGCTCACGCCCAAAGTAAAAGCTCAGTTTCTGGAAATTACCACTAAAGCATTGAAGCAGTTTTTGACGGATAGCATTAATGACCGTTTGAAGTCTGCCATGGGGTCCGATGTTGCAAGCCCAGCTTTGGAGGTTATTAACAATAAAAGTGATCCGGATCAAAATACCGAGACTAAGGTAGTCACCACTGAGGAAGAGATTGAAGGTTTCAATGTAGTCAAGGCGATATTGCGCAAAAGCGTCAATGTGAAGAGGATTGTGGATCGGGATACTCAAAGCTATTTTGGTGTGCTTTTGGATGACAACAACAGAAAACCGCTGTGTCGGTTACATTTCAATGGTAAACAAAAATATCTGGGCGTTTTTGACGAGAATAAAAAGGAAACCAGAATACCTATCGAGTCAGTCGATGATATTTATGAGCATGCCGAGGTACTTATAAATACCGTTTCCTATTATGATACGATTGGTGGCTCAGGGGATGAAGTTGCCTGA